In Candidatus Electrothrix scaldis, the genomic window GATGCCAAACAGTACTGGGGGCTTGATGATTTTATGAACATCAAAGAGCTGCAAGTCTGCAACGCGGCCAACCTCGCTTTTTTCATGGTCAATGTATCACATATTCTGCGCCGTCGACCTGAATTTTCAGGTATGAGTGTCATTGACCTGAAAGCCTGGTTCCGAGCGGGTAGATACGTCCGTGAAACATTAAAATTGCTTCCGCAAATTCCAGAAGGTATTTCTATTCAATCCATCGCTAACCAAGTTGCCGTTCTTGGGCGGGTTAATATGCCGGAAGAGGTGGTTTAATGGCGATGGTATTGCATAACAGTATAGATAACCTGGAAACAATATATGGTATCACCCTATATCTGGAACCACTTTTCCATGTTATCAGTTATTGACTCGGTAACACTGGAAAAATATTTCCAGTTATCAATATTCTTCCCGGTTATTCCATGATATCCCTTGGTATCCACGGATAACATGGAATTTATCTGATTTTCAACATAACTGCATGTAAAGATACAATGCAATCAGCTCCCCGCAGCCACTGCAACAACAATAAACAACACCAAACAGACAAGAAAGACAAAGACCGCCACTTCCCAGAAGATACAGCTGAGAGCCAGCCCCAGAGCTGCAAGCGAACCACGCAAGGTTTCCTTACGCACAATGCTCATAACAGCATAATACAGCGAAACAATACCGCAAAGCAGGCAGCTGCCCCGAAGAACATAGCCGAGAGACGTGTAGTCGGTATTAAAAACAAAGGTGCGGTGACTTGGCTGCAAACCGAAGTATATGGTCAACACACCAAGGGTTATGCCGACCAAGGCAAGGATCACCGAGAGAATATAAAACTGTGACGGGAGCTTCACCTTTTTCCCTTCTGCCAATTGGGCGGCCACTGATCGAAATCGCAGAGCACAACATCATCTGCAATGAGTGAATAGAGCGGCTCAGCCGGAAAATCATTTATGCGGATTTTCATCAGCCCATGTTCTCCGGCAGCCATGTAGGGAAACTCACCATCTCCTGTTTTGCGCCATACAATACGCCGGGAGAAATACTGAGCAACATCAGCACGCATGCCCTACTGCTTACTCTCCTGCTTTATCCCGAAGCGCGCATTATATTCCGCACTGGTTCGACTTGAGCTTTCGATGATTGCCTCATAGATGGCATCGCCTTCCAGCCCCTTCTCCTGATTTTTCTCGACCAGATACGCAAAGGTCGGGCCGTCAGGATTGCCGTATTTTTTCATATCGCGTTGACGGAGCAGCTCAACCTCATCCTTATCCGGCATGAGTAAACGCGCATACATCCGGGCACGGTGGCGTATGTCATAGGCCAGTTTTGCCCGTTCTTCCGCACTGGCTCCTTCCTGACTTAATTGCTCTGTGAGCGCAGGAATAATCACCACCTGTTTGTTATACCATGCACGAATTTCTGCATTGGTCTGGGGAATGGCATTGTCGCATGGCGGGCAGGATTCCTCCGCCTTTCGGGACTGTCTTTCAGGAGATGCCTGAAAAGGAATAAATGAGCAACCAGAGCTGAATATGACCAGATTAAGCAGTAAGGCAGCGAATGTAAAAATACTTTTTTTCATGACATGATCTCTAATGAATGTTTGAGATAAGTTTGAGTTTACTCGGCGAAATGGAGCGTGGAAAAGGCTCCCTCCATCCAAAAAGAAGGGATGGAGGAAGATTGAGAGGAGTTATGATCACGCAGGCCCGGTAAAATCGAGCTCAATGGTCGGTGCAGCCTGATTTCCCTGCTCCTGCTTCTGGATTTGAGCTTCTGCCTCAGCGGTCATGCGTTCCATACCCAAGATGTTTTCCGCCATCATGGGCAGGGCTTCCTTACGGAAGGTGGCAATATCTTCCAGCGCGGTATGGATATCAGCAAAGGCCCTTTCCAGGGATTCCATGCTCAGCTGGGTGCTGGCTGCCTGCTTCTGGATCGCGGCACCCTGAGTTTTCAGGCGGGCAGCGTTTTCCTCAATCAGCCTGTTGGTGGTCTTGTTGATGGCATCAATCTTTTCCAGCACAATCTTTTGGTTCGCCAGGGCCAAGGCAACGGTGACAGCTACACTGAGCATATTAACGGTCACGTTGATCGCCCGGTCAACGCCCTTGATCAGCTCCTTATTATTGCGAACCAGTAGCTCAATAGCCAGCACCCCCTGCTGGTTCACAGCAAGCTGCTGTTGCAGATCCTGAATCCTCTGGCGCAGGGGAAAGAGTAACTCCTCCTGGATAAAGGATGCCTTGGGACTCCCCGGCTCGACTTCGCGCTCCAGGGCGTACTCCAGCCGCTGATCAATCTGCATACCCAGTTTGATGGTTTTCTCCAGGCGAAAGGTAAAGCCACGCATGGCCTTCTGATCCTGGATCAGGGTGATATTATCGCGACTGAGTTGCGCCTGACCGTCTTTCAGGGAACGAACAATGGCGTCAATCACCGTGTCCGACTGCTCAAACTTGATAAAATACCTTTTCAGCGGGGTGCCGATGCCGGGAATCCAGCCTAAGAGACGCGCAAACCAACCAGCCTCAAAATCGAATTTCCCAGGGTCCAGTTCCTCAACCTGGATGTTGAGCTCAACCAGCGAACGGGCAACCTCGCCACCGTCCTCGCTTTTGGAAGCCAAGGAACGAATCGGCTGTTTGAGCATGGCACTGCGATGCGCTGCCTCCTTCTGGGTCTTGCCACCCAGGGTTTCCACTGCGGCAATATTGGCCTCACGGGCGTTCTGCTGGGCAGGATCGTTGGGATCAAAGGCCAGGACCGCAGCAACAAATTTTTCTGCTGTTTGCTCAAGTTCCTGATCCTCTCCGGCAGTGACGGTGAGGGCCTGAGGATCAGCAAGGGCCAGCTCGTTCTTCAAATCTGAAGCAGTGGGCAGGGCGAGTGTTGTATTCACAGCCATCGTCGATATCTCCTTTTTTACAAAACATAGGGTTATGCCCCTGCCATCAGCAACGGGGCCGTTCAGGCTTTCTTTAAAGGATTTGCCCAAAAAATAAGTTCCCCTTTTCGATGCAGGATGTAGGGGCAGGCCTATGTGCCTGCCCTGTAGACAAGGGCGAACACAGGGGTTCACCCCTACGGCAATCGGCACAGAGGATTACTATTTCTTGTCAATCCCTGAAAAAGGTTCTCTTGGTCAATTTGTATGATAATTGCGCTTGGCCAGCTCCTGGAGATTCTCCATCGCTGTTTCCAGGTCTATCGAAGCCAGATCCCCACCAGTGCGCATCTGAGCCACTGTGGCTATGGTCTGGTTCATAATGGTTATGGACTCCTCATTATCCGTGAGCAGACTGTTCACCTGCTTCAGCTGCTGCTCCAGCAGGGCGAGGCGCTCTTTCAGGGTGGTATATTCCCTTTCGTCTGCCGAGTCTGGTGTCCTCAGTCGTTCAAGTTCCGCCAACCTGCGGGCGATATAATCTGCATCGATGGTGCTTACGCTCTGAAGCAGGACCACAATTTGACGCAGGGTATCTAATCCGCCCAAATAGACTTGCTCGGCAGCGCCGAGAAAACGGGCATAGGTCAGTTCCCCGTGCTTGAG contains:
- a CDS encoding toxic anion resistance protein, with the translated sequence MAVNTTLALPTASDLKNELALADPQALTVTAGEDQELEQTAEKFVAAVLAFDPNDPAQQNAREANIAAVETLGGKTQKEAAHRSAMLKQPIRSLASKSEDGGEVARSLVELNIQVEELDPGKFDFEAGWFARLLGWIPGIGTPLKRYFIKFEQSDTVIDAIVRSLKDGQAQLSRDNITLIQDQKAMRGFTFRLEKTIKLGMQIDQRLEYALEREVEPGSPKASFIQEELLFPLRQRIQDLQQQLAVNQQGVLAIELLVRNNKELIKGVDRAINVTVNMLSVAVTVALALANQKIVLEKIDAINKTTNRLIEENAARLKTQGAAIQKQAASTQLSMESLERAFADIHTALEDIATFRKEALPMMAENILGMERMTAEAEAQIQKQEQGNQAAPTIELDFTGPA